GCGCTGGTGGCGCAGATTCGCCGGCGCGTCCCGCGTCAGGCGGACGGGCGGCTGGGATTCCCGGAGCGGTGGTACGCCGACCTCGAACCCGACGGCAATCTCGACTGGGCGCTGAATTTCGCTGCCGCCGCGACCGATCGCCCCCTCACCTGGATCATCGACCCAGCGGTGCTGGAAGCACTGAACACGCTGGCCAACGGCAACGAACCCCTCCTGCCCACGGAGGTGGCCACCACCAACCCGGACGGGGAGCAGGAGCCGCCCGCCGACGCGGCCAACCCACTCCCTGGCGAGTGGTTGAACACGTTCGAACGCCTGACCTCCGGGGATCAACTGCTCGCACTGCCGTACGGGGATCTCGACGCCTCTGCCGCGAGTCGGCTCGACCCCGACCTCCTGGAGCGCGCCAAGACCAAGTCGGAGGCGGCCGCCGCAGCACTCGGCCTGACGACCTCGCGAGTCGTCTCGGCACCGAACGGGCGGCTGTCCCCGGAGGCGATCGCCGACGGCAGTGGCGAGACGGTGATCGTGTCCGACGTCTCTGCTGGCATCGATGCGTCCGCGCGGGCCGTCATCGGCGGCGTACCCGTCTATGTGAACTCCACCGGCGCCGTGTCGGGTGGACCCGGCCCCGACGACCGCGTGACGACCACGCAGATGCGGCAACGCCTGGCCAGCGAGGCGGCCGTACGCATCCTCGGTCACGAGCGCGAGCCGCTGGTGGCCGTGTTGCCCGTCGGATGGCGAGGAGCCGATGTCGACGAATTCTTCGCCGGGCTCGACGCGAACTGGATGCGCTTCGTCACCTTGGACCAGATCACCCCCTCGGCACGGACCCCGATCCTGGATGCGGACGCCTTCGACTACTCCGACGCCCGGGAAGTCCCCCCGGAGAATTTCACGACCGCCGAGGAGATGATCGCCAGCGGGGAGCGCCTGCAAGCGCTGCTCGTCGACGCCGCCGGAGTCGGCGCAGCCGTGACCGGTCAGGCCCTGTCCGCACTGTCCTTCTGGGAGCGCGGCCAACCCCTCACCTCCCGATCCGCGATGCTGCGCGCCACGGAGTACCTCGACACGAGTGCGGGCAGCGTCACCCTCAACACCCGACCGTCACTGACGCTCACCAGCGAGTCCGGCGTGTTCCCGGTGGGGGTGACCAACGACCTGTCGGTGCCCGTGCAGGTGCGCATCGGGGCCGAGTCCGACGACGACCTCACGATCACCGGCACCGAACTCCTCACCCTGCAACCCGGTGAGACTCAGGTCTCGCAGCTGACCGCAACCGCCCGCAGCATCGGCGTCCACAACCTGACGCTCTATCTGACGACGACCGACGGCACCCGGCTGCCCGCCGAGGTGGAGTTCCCGGTGCGGTCCAATCAGGTCAGCCAGGTCATCTGGGTGTTGATGGGTCTGGGGGGCGCGGTGCTGTTCTGGGCGGTGCTGATGCGAGTCGTACGCCGGATCCGTCGCGGCCGAGGGGTCACCGAGTGAGCACCGACGACGATCAGCGCAAGATCCTCAACTCCAGCGCGGTGATGGCGGCCGGCACCCTCTTCTCTCGACTCAGCGGGTTCCTGCGTTCGGCGCTGCTCGTCGTCGTGCTCGGCAACCTGCTGCATGCCGACATCTACAACCTGGCCAACACCGTGCCCAACATGCTCTACATCCTGTTGGCCGGCGGCATCTTCAACGCGGTGCTGGTACCGCAGCTCGTACGCACGATGAAGGCCGACGCGGACGGCGGGGCGGCGTACGCCAACCGGGTCGTCACGCTTGCCGCGCTCTTCCTCGGCACCGTCACGGTGCTGCTCGTGATCGCGGCCCCCTGGGTGATGTCGGTGTTCCTCGACTCGTCGTGGGATTCCGCGGCGCTGGCCGGGCAACGCGAATCGCTGGTCACCATCGCGCGCTATTGCCTGCCGCAGGTCTTCTTCTACGGCATGTTCGTGCTGGTCGGGCAGATCCTCAACGCCCGCGGCACCTTCGGCCCGATGATGTGGGCCCCGATCGCCAACAACGTGATCTCCATCCTGGTTCTCGGGCTCTATCTGGTGACCTTCGGCCCGGCCGCGAAGATCTGCTCGGAGCTGTACGACGGCCCGGCCGCTCCGGTCGACTCCGTACTCAGTGCCTACACCCCCGGCCGGGAGGCACTGCTCGGACTCGGCTCCACCCTCGGGATCGCGGCTCAGTTCGTGATCTTGTTGCCCTATCTGCGCAAGGCGGGCTTCCGGTTCTCGCCCCGCTTCGACTTCCGCGACACCGGACTCGGCCACACCCTGCGTCTGGGCGCCTGGACCGTCGCGTTCGTGATCGTCAACCAGATCGCCTACACGGTGGTCGTACGCCTGGCCTCCTCAGGCACCGCGAGCGCAGCAGCCGAGTGCGCGGCGCCCGCCACCCAAGGCACCGGCTACACGATTTACAGCAACTCGTTCCTGCTGGCGATGGTGCCGCACTCGATCATCACGGTCTCGTTGGCGACCGCGATCCTCCCGACGCTGTCGGCGCGCGCCGCGGACGGTGACCTGGTCGGGCTCGGGCGTACGCTCTCGCGCACCCTGCGCAACGCGCTGGCCGTGATGATCCCGTTCGCGCTCTGCCTAGCGGTGATCGCGCCGTTCCTGGCCAAGGTCGTGTGGGGGCTGGGCGCCGGATCGGACTCCTATCAGCTCTATGTCCCGACGCTGACCCTGTTCGCGGTGGCGATCGTCTGCTTCACCGTGCACTACCTGATGCTGCGCGGCTTCTATGCCCTGGAGCTCAATCGCACGGTGTTCTTCGTCCAGTGCGCCATCGCCACGACCAACATCGTGGTCGCGATCGTGCTGGTGCGCGCCACGTCGGCCCAGCACACCGCACCGGCGTTGGTGTGCGCGTACCTGAGCGCGTACGCCCTGGGTGCCGCGGTCTCGTACGCGTGGCTGCGCCGGCTCGTGGGCGGGTTGCAGACCCGCGAGACCATCCGTTTCCTCGTCCGCGCGTTGATCGCCGCGTCGATCGCGGCGGCCAGCGCCTACCTGGTGTTGCAACTGTGTGACGCGCTGTTGCCCGAGCGTCCCAACTGGTTCGTGGCGGTGGCCGTGGTCGCCGTGGTCGGGCTGCTGGACGTGCTGGTCTTCGTGGGGTTGGCCAAGGCGATGCGACTGGATGAGGTCACCTCCGTCGTCGAGACCGTGACGGGTCGACTAGGGCCTACGATGGCCATCGGTTCTAGACGGTCTCCACGGAAAGGCTAGGAACTGTGCCCGGCAGGATCCACGCCGGCGACTTGATCGCAGGCAGGTATCTGGTCGCCGACCTGCTGATCGAGAGTGAGGGCGGCCGTTTCTGGCGCGCCGAGGATCAGGTGTTGGGTCGCCACGTCGCGGTTCATATCGTGGCCGAGGACGATCCGCGCGCGGAGTCGCTGATGGCCGCGGCGCGTGCGTCTGCCCGACTGCACGATCCCCGGGTGCTGCGCGTGCTCGACGCCGACGTCGAGGGCGGCATCTGCTACATCGTCAACGAGTGGGGTGACGGCACCTCGCTCGACATCAAACTCCTGCGCGACGGCCCGCTCTCCCCGCGCAAGGCGGCCTGGGTGGCCGGTGAGGTCGCCTCCGTGATCGCCGCCGCGCACGAGGCAGGCGTCGCGCACGGCCGGTTGGCACCCGAGAACGTGCTGTTCGACCCGCACGGCGCCGTACGCGTGATCGGCCTCGCGGTCGAGGCCGCGCTGTGGGGCCTGCCTGCCGATCGCCGCGGCACCGATGTGCACGACCTGATCGGCATCCTCTACGCCGGACTCACCGGTCGCTGGGCGGGGGTCTCACGCTCGGAACTGCCGCCCGCGATGACCGAGACCGGTCGGGTGCTCCGGCCCCGGCAGGCCCGCGCCGGCATCCCGCGCCTGCTCGACGACATCTGCGACCAGGGGCTCAACCCGTCGCTCTATTCCGGGCGCAGCCATGCGCGGATGGCGTACGACCTCGAATCGGCCCGCGGGATCGCCGCGGTGTTGCAGGAGTTCGTGGGTGACCCGGTCGGGCTCGCCGAGACCGGCACGAGGCTGGCGTTGCCGCCGCTGACGGACAGTTCGACCCAGGTCCTGTCCGCGCCCATCCCCGCGGAGTCACAAAAACCCGCCGAGGAGTCACGAACTCCCGCCGAGGAGTCACAAAAGCCCGCCGCCAAGCCGGTCGACGGGGTGGACCAGCCCACCGAGGCCGGCATCCCGGTCTTCGACGACTCCGACACGGTGGGCTGGATCTCACGCTCGACCGAGACACCCAAACCGCCACCGGCACTGGACGACCCGCCCGATCGACCGCTGTTCGCGCCGGAGCCCCCCAAGGGCGAACCCGTACGCAAACCGCGTGCCGGCGTCGTTGCCCCCAACCCGGACGACTACTGGCCCTGGGGTGAGGGTTCGCGTTCGGGGAGCCTGGCCGGCATCTCCACGACCACCGGCCACGGCCTGAAGATCGTCGAGGACGAGGTCGACGACAGTCACGTTCCCGGTCGACGCTCGATGCGCGCCGCGTTGGCGGTGGCGGCCATCACGGTGATCGCGGTCGCGACGCTGATCATCGTCAACCTTCTGCAAGGCCGTTCCGCGCTGACGTTCGACCCCATCAGCAAGAATGATCCGACCTCGTCCACGACGACGATCAAAACCGAGCTCGTCGAGCCCGTCTCAGCGCGCGACTTCGATCCGCAAAGCGAGGACGGCTCCGAAAACCCGGACCAGGTGAAGGCCGCCATCGACGGCGATCCGACCACGGCGTGGCGCACCAGCGGGTATGTCCAACAGTTCGGCGACACCGGTCTCAAGACCGGGGTCGGCCTGGTCGTCGATCTTGGCGAATCGCGCACCGTACGCCGGGTCAAGCTGACCTTCCTCGGCCAGCCCAACGGCGTACGCCTGTTCGTCCTCGACCAGGATCCGCAGCGCCTGGCCGGGTTGGATCCGGTCGCGTCGGTGACTGGCGTCGGCACCGAGTGGACTGCGGACGTCAACACGCAGGGGCGCTACGTCGTCGCGTGGTTCACCGCACTCCCACAGGACACCGACGGCCGCTTCCGAGGCCAGATCGCCGAGGTCGCGGTCTCGGCGGTGCAGCCGTGAGTCCCGACCGTACGGATCGCGAACTCCTCCAGGCACACGTCGACGGCGACACCGAGGCTTTCGCTGTCCTCTTCGCGCGCCACCGCGACCGGCTCTGGGCCGTGGCCCTGCGCACGATGGGCAACCCGGACGATGCCGCCGACGGACTCCAGGACGGCCTGATCGCGGCTTACCGTCGGGCTTCGTCGTTTCGCGGGGACAGCGCGGTGACCACGTGGCTGCACCGGGTGATCGTCAACGCCTGTCTGGATCGGCACCGCGCGGCGAAAGTACGCCGCACCGAAGCCTTGCCGGACGATCTCGAAGAGCGCGGCGACCGGGGCTCCCTGGTGAGCGCGGACACCCGCGATCCGGTGGATGCGTCCCTGGAGTCCGAGCAGCGTCGTACGGTGTTGGCCGCCCTCAACAGCCTCCCCGCCGAGCAGCGTGCTGCGCTGGTGCTGGTCGACATGGAGGGTTATCCGGTCGCCGAGGTCGCGCAGATGCTCGACTGCGCCGAAGGCACGGTGAAATCGCGTTGCGCGAGGGGCCGGGCCGAGCTCGCGGTGCTGCTGGGGCACCTGCGTGCGGCGGACCACGACGAGGATCCGCAGCTCGTACGGAACCCCGAGCCGGACTCGGCCGTCCTACCCCACGACCCCGGCCGCGGTCCGCCGCCCTGAGCAGCGACCACGATCCCGTGCCCGGTTCTTTTCACGCACCCGAGGAGGTGACCCATGCCAGACGAGATGCCGCCCGAGGCGGAGACGGCCGTACGCCGTGCCCTCGCCGACGTACGCGTCACCGATCCGATGCCTGCCGACGTCGCCGCGCGCCTCGAGGCGACGTTGCGCGAGTTGGGCGGCGAACGGAACGTCATCGCCCTGGCTCCTCGCCGCCGGCGTCGTTTCGGCCCCGCCCTCGTAGCCGCCGCGGCAGTCGTCGCTGTCGGCGTGGGAGTCGGAGCCATCGTCGCGTCGAGCCAGTCCGGTGGCGACATGATGAGCTCGGACGCGGGTGCCGACCAGAGTGCCCCGAAGGCGGAGGCCGACGACGCGATGAAGGACCAGGCAACCGCGAAGGTCGATCCGCAGTCGAGTGCGCAGGCTCCGCTGGCCACGAAGAGTGACGCGGGCCGCGCCGCGTTGAGCGCCGACACCTTGCGACGCGATCTGTTGTCGGTGCGCGCCTCGCGCGAGGCGTACGCCTTCGACCCACAGCTGTGTCCGCTCATGCCGGACGATGCGGTCGCGGCGGTGTTGGACGACGAGACGGACGTCTTCCTCACCTTCGGGCAGGTCTCGCACGGCAAGCAACGCGTACGCATCTCCAGTTGCGCCGACGGCACCCGGATCGAGTCGGTCGTACTGCCGGCCCCTTGACCTGCCTTGGGCTGACCCGGGTGCGCAAGGAGGTAGGAGGCTCGGGAATGACCATCGCCTACGATCGGTTCCGTCTAGAACGGCTGTGGCCCATCGGCTGTGGCTAGATCGCACCGGCATTCGCCGCCTCGACCAGCGCAGGAGTTCGCACCACCATGGCTGAGACCAGCACCGACGTCCGCAACGTGATCGTGATCGGGTCCGGCCCCTCGGGCTACACCGCCGCGCTCTATGCCGCGCGCGCGCAACTCACTCCCCTCGTCTTCGAAGGTTCCGTGACCGCCGGTGGTGCATTGATGAACACCACCGAGGTCGAGAACTTCCCGGGCTTCCGCGACGGCATCATGGGTCCGGCGCTGATGGACGAGATGCGCGCCCAGGCTGAACGCTTCGGCGCCGAACTGGTGCCCGACGATGTCGTCGAGGTCGACCTGACCGGCGACGTGAAGGTCGTACGCACGGCCACCGGTGAGCACCGCGCGCGGTCGGTGATCCTGGCGACCGGTTCGGGTTATCGCAAGCTCGGGCTGCCGCGCGAGGAGGAACTCTCCGGTCGTGGCGTCTCGTGGTGCGCGACGTGCGACGGCTTCTTCTTCCGCGAGCAGGCGATCGCGGTGATCGGCGGCGGCGACTCCGCGGTCGAGGAGGCCACCTTCTTGACCCGATTCGGCTCCAAGGTCTATCTGATCCACCGCCGCGACGAGCTCCGCGCCTCCAAGATCATGCAGGAACGCGCCTTCGCCGACCCCAAACTCGAGATGGTCTGGAACAGCGAGGTTTCCGCCATCAACGGCGAGCAGAGCGTCGAGTCGATCACCCTGCGCGACACCGTCACCGGCGAAGAGCGCGACCTGGCGGTCACCGGCCTCTTCATCGCGATCGGCCACGACCCGCGGTCGGAGCTGCTCGGCGGCCAGGTCGACCTCGATGACGAGGGGTACGTACTGGTCGACTCCCCCACCACGCGCACCAACCTCGAAGGGGTCTTCGCGTGCGGCGACCTGGTCGACCACTCCTACCGCCAGGCGATTACCGCGGCCGGGACCGGTTGCTCGGCCGCGCTGGATGCCGAGCGGTACATCGCGGCCCTCGACCACGCGGCCTCGACGGCCGGCTCCGCGCAGGAGACCCAGGAGTCGGTCAGCGCGTAGTCACGCCGGTGAGCAGCGCGGCGACCTCGCGCGGCTCGTCCACCCAGATCGCCAGGCTGTCCACCGTCACCTTGCGTTCGTCGTCCCAGAGATTCCAGAGCCTGCTGGGTCGCCGCAACGGCAAGGTGAGATGCTCGCGCAACTCGACACGCAGATTCGTACGACTCGAGACCGCGAGCACCAGCCGATCCTCGATCTTGTGGACGAATCGGATCCCCTCGACCTCCTGCTCCACCGCAGACACCTTCTTGATCGCGGACAGCGGCACTGCGACGTCGGTCAGCGCGAAACTGCGCGCGTACAACGCCTCTGACGTGAGCAGATGCGGTCGGGTCCGATAGGCAGCAGCGAGGCCGATCATCCAGATCACGCCCCAGATGCCGAGAATCAAGACGGGCAGCCGGATGGCGTCGGCCCACGCCTGGTCGAGGCTGCGCAAGATCACCTCGATGACGATCACTTCGATCCCGGATCCGAAGACGAAGAGCCACACCATGGGGGCGGACAGTTGGGCGTACGGGATCGGCCTCGCCCCCGCCGGCACGTCCGGGCGTCTGGTGATCCAGCGCCACAGGCAGGCGTAGAGCGCGACCTCGAGGCGGACGACCTCGACGGCCAGATCCCAGACGCGCCGCATGGGAACAGATTGTCCCTGCTGTGGTGTTCACTAGTGGAATCGCAAGAAAGAG
The DNA window shown above is from Nocardioides sp. and carries:
- a CDS encoding DUF6049 family protein — encoded protein: MRGPRSLMAAFAVVSLMAAPAPTVAAPLDLGSDDPLTVTIDHLAPAVIPKKGRIRISGTITNETDDTWTAINVYPLTSQTAPMTTEAELAAATEANPDLPVGSRITAVSQRIDRLAPGQSTNYSLSIPRSLLGIDGSDGVYWLGVHALGHSPNDEDPDSDGKARTFMPLLDAPRAKQEIALVAQIRRRVPRQADGRLGFPERWYADLEPDGNLDWALNFAAAATDRPLTWIIDPAVLEALNTLANGNEPLLPTEVATTNPDGEQEPPADAANPLPGEWLNTFERLTSGDQLLALPYGDLDASAASRLDPDLLERAKTKSEAAAAALGLTTSRVVSAPNGRLSPEAIADGSGETVIVSDVSAGIDASARAVIGGVPVYVNSTGAVSGGPGPDDRVTTTQMRQRLASEAAVRILGHEREPLVAVLPVGWRGADVDEFFAGLDANWMRFVTLDQITPSARTPILDADAFDYSDAREVPPENFTTAEEMIASGERLQALLVDAAGVGAAVTGQALSALSFWERGQPLTSRSAMLRATEYLDTSAGSVTLNTRPSLTLTSESGVFPVGVTNDLSVPVQVRIGAESDDDLTITGTELLTLQPGETQVSQLTATARSIGVHNLTLYLTTTDGTRLPAEVEFPVRSNQVSQVIWVLMGLGGAVLFWAVLMRVVRRIRRGRGVTE
- the murJ gene encoding murein biosynthesis integral membrane protein MurJ: MSTDDDQRKILNSSAVMAAGTLFSRLSGFLRSALLVVVLGNLLHADIYNLANTVPNMLYILLAGGIFNAVLVPQLVRTMKADADGGAAYANRVVTLAALFLGTVTVLLVIAAPWVMSVFLDSSWDSAALAGQRESLVTIARYCLPQVFFYGMFVLVGQILNARGTFGPMMWAPIANNVISILVLGLYLVTFGPAAKICSELYDGPAAPVDSVLSAYTPGREALLGLGSTLGIAAQFVILLPYLRKAGFRFSPRFDFRDTGLGHTLRLGAWTVAFVIVNQIAYTVVVRLASSGTASAAAECAAPATQGTGYTIYSNSFLLAMVPHSIITVSLATAILPTLSARAADGDLVGLGRTLSRTLRNALAVMIPFALCLAVIAPFLAKVVWGLGAGSDSYQLYVPTLTLFAVAIVCFTVHYLMLRGFYALELNRTVFFVQCAIATTNIVVAIVLVRATSAQHTAPALVCAYLSAYALGAAVSYAWLRRLVGGLQTRETIRFLVRALIAASIAAASAYLVLQLCDALLPERPNWFVAVAVVAVVGLLDVLVFVGLAKAMRLDEVTSVVETVTGRLGPTMAIGSRRSPRKG
- a CDS encoding protein kinase family protein, whose protein sequence is MPGRIHAGDLIAGRYLVADLLIESEGGRFWRAEDQVLGRHVAVHIVAEDDPRAESLMAAARASARLHDPRVLRVLDADVEGGICYIVNEWGDGTSLDIKLLRDGPLSPRKAAWVAGEVASVIAAAHEAGVAHGRLAPENVLFDPHGAVRVIGLAVEAALWGLPADRRGTDVHDLIGILYAGLTGRWAGVSRSELPPAMTETGRVLRPRQARAGIPRLLDDICDQGLNPSLYSGRSHARMAYDLESARGIAAVLQEFVGDPVGLAETGTRLALPPLTDSSTQVLSAPIPAESQKPAEESRTPAEESQKPAAKPVDGVDQPTEAGIPVFDDSDTVGWISRSTETPKPPPALDDPPDRPLFAPEPPKGEPVRKPRAGVVAPNPDDYWPWGEGSRSGSLAGISTTTGHGLKIVEDEVDDSHVPGRRSMRAALAVAAITVIAVATLIIVNLLQGRSALTFDPISKNDPTSSTTTIKTELVEPVSARDFDPQSEDGSENPDQVKAAIDGDPTTAWRTSGYVQQFGDTGLKTGVGLVVDLGESRTVRRVKLTFLGQPNGVRLFVLDQDPQRLAGLDPVASVTGVGTEWTADVNTQGRYVVAWFTALPQDTDGRFRGQIAEVAVSAVQP
- the sigM gene encoding RNA polymerase sigma factor SigM; protein product: MSPDRTDRELLQAHVDGDTEAFAVLFARHRDRLWAVALRTMGNPDDAADGLQDGLIAAYRRASSFRGDSAVTTWLHRVIVNACLDRHRAAKVRRTEALPDDLEERGDRGSLVSADTRDPVDASLESEQRRTVLAALNSLPAEQRAALVLVDMEGYPVAEVAQMLDCAEGTVKSRCARGRAELAVLLGHLRAADHDEDPQLVRNPEPDSAVLPHDPGRGPPP
- the trxB gene encoding thioredoxin-disulfide reductase, coding for MAETSTDVRNVIVIGSGPSGYTAALYAARAQLTPLVFEGSVTAGGALMNTTEVENFPGFRDGIMGPALMDEMRAQAERFGAELVPDDVVEVDLTGDVKVVRTATGEHRARSVILATGSGYRKLGLPREEELSGRGVSWCATCDGFFFREQAIAVIGGGDSAVEEATFLTRFGSKVYLIHRRDELRASKIMQERAFADPKLEMVWNSEVSAINGEQSVESITLRDTVTGEERDLAVTGLFIAIGHDPRSELLGGQVDLDDEGYVLVDSPTTRTNLEGVFACGDLVDHSYRQAITAAGTGCSAALDAERYIAALDHAASTAGSAQETQESVSA